A DNA window from Xyrauchen texanus isolate HMW12.3.18 chromosome 6, RBS_HiC_50CHRs, whole genome shotgun sequence contains the following coding sequences:
- the higd1a gene encoding HIG1 domain family member 1A, mitochondrial, protein MTTVEYEDNESKFLRKVKENPFVPAGMAGFFAIVAYRLYKLKTRGNIKMSVHLIHMRVAAQGFVVGAMTLGVVYSMYKDYILKPAEAQKALEQKALEKK, encoded by the exons ATGACAACCGTTGAATACGAAGACAATGAATCCAAGTTCTTAAGGAAAGTGAAAGAGAATCCATTTGTCCCTGCAG GGATGGCTGGGTTCTTTGCCATAGTGGCATACAGGCTGTACAAACTAAAGACTAGAGGCAATATCAAGATGTCAGTCCACCTAATTCACATGCGTGTTGCTGCTCAGGGGTTTGTGGTGGGAGCAATGACTTTAG GAGTGGTCTATTCCATGTACAAAGACTACATCCTTAAGCCTGCTGAGGCACAGAAAGCATTGGAGCAGAAGGCATTGGAAAAAAAGTGA
- the LOC127644586 gene encoding E3 ubiquitin-protein ligase TRIM47-like, whose protein sequence is MAEGSFSQDQFSCPVCLDLLKEPVTIPCGHSYCMSCITDCWDQEDQKGVYSCPQCRHSFTTRLALFKNVMFAELIDKLKKTKLHTARPAHCYAGPGDVECDVCTGKKYKAVKSCLDCLNSYCQNHLEQHENLFKDRRHNLMDPTRRLHEMICSKHNKQLEIYCRTDQMCICYLCTMDEHKNHDTVTATAERTEKQV, encoded by the coding sequence ATGGCAGAAGGCAGTTTTTCTCAGGATCAGTTCAGCTGTCCAGTGTGTCTGGATCTACTGAAGGAGCCAGTGACCATTCCTTGTGGACACAGTTACTGCATGAGCTGTATTACAGACTGCTGGGATCAAGAGGATCAGAAGGGAGTCTACAGCTGTCCTCAGTGCAGACACTCCTTCACTACAAGACTTGCTTTATTTAAGAATGTGATGTTTGCCGAATTGATAGACAAACTGAAGAAGACAAAACTTCATACTGCTCGTCCTGCTCACTGTTACGCTGGACCTGGAGATGTGGAGTGTGACGTCTGTACTGGGAAAAAATACAAAGCTGTCAAGTCCTGTCTGGATTGTCTGAACTCTTACTGTCAAAATCATCTTGAACAACATGAGAATCTCTTTAAAGATAGGAGGCATAATCTGATGGATCCCACTAGACGACTCCATGAGATGATCTGCTCAAAACATAATAAACAGCTGGAAATCTACTGTCGTACTGACCAGATGTGCATTTGTTATCTGTGTACGATGGACGAACATAAAAACCATGATACTGTAACAGCTACTGCAGAGAGGACTGAGAAACAGGTTTGA